One window of Pirellulales bacterium genomic DNA carries:
- a CDS encoding GGDEF domain-containing protein — MRKMPGKSPILVHLLLDDRTLLARWHAAVADGQALRCLDSPDVPGHASNDSKRMPHVLVVEGDAAFDQRTARRLARGEIALVRVRRAGEVDEALDETSDALARAVVPADASPREIRLLCRLLGEIADLRRRARRHAQRHRHLAALADTDPLTGLLNRRGWHTALHAVRRQRSTGRPHCLLILDIDHFKRINDSSGYAAGDAALAQVGGALRHLVRAGDVVARLGGDEFGVLLADVEPQAAAGIVERLRSSIGSAGRSTGDPLTASAGYVCFTAGQGFDEQAIMAAADQALRSAKLAGRDRTVATTIAD; from the coding sequence ATGCGCAAGATGCCTGGAAAGTCACCCATTCTCGTCCATTTATTGCTTGACGATCGTACGCTGCTTGCGCGCTGGCATGCCGCGGTCGCCGACGGCCAAGCCCTGCGGTGCCTCGATTCGCCGGACGTTCCGGGCCATGCATCGAACGATTCAAAGCGCATGCCGCACGTCCTTGTCGTCGAGGGCGATGCCGCGTTCGACCAGCGCACCGCACGACGCCTGGCGCGGGGGGAAATCGCGCTGGTGCGCGTTCGCCGCGCCGGTGAAGTCGACGAAGCTCTTGATGAAACGAGTGACGCTCTGGCGCGTGCCGTTGTGCCGGCCGACGCCTCTCCGCGAGAAATTCGGCTTCTCTGCCGGCTGCTGGGAGAAATCGCCGACTTGCGGCGGCGTGCCCGTCGCCATGCCCAGCGGCACCGGCACCTGGCTGCGCTTGCCGATACCGATCCCTTGACCGGTCTTTTGAATCGGCGCGGGTGGCACACCGCGCTTCATGCGGTACGCCGGCAGCGATCGACCGGCAGGCCGCACTGTTTGCTGATCCTCGACATCGATCATTTCAAGCGGATCAATGACTCGTCCGGTTACGCGGCAGGCGATGCCGCGTTGGCGCAGGTCGGGGGCGCGTTGCGCCATTTGGTCAGAGCCGGAGACGTCGTGGCGCGTCTAGGTGGAGACGAGTTCGGAGTGCTGCTCGCCGACGTCGAACCCCAAGCGGCCGCCGGGATCGTCGAACGACTGCGGTCGAGTATTGGTTCAGCGGGGCGCTCGACGGGCGACCCGCTCACGGCGAGTGCCGGCTATGTGTGCTTCACGGCCGGGCAAGGTTTCGACGAGCAAGCGATCATGGCTGCTGCCGATCAGGCCTTGCGTTCCGCGAAACTCGCCGGGCGCGATCGGACCGTCGCGACGACGATCGCCGACTGA
- a CDS encoding aspartate carbamoyltransferase catalytic subunit, whose product MSTKVGGISVAPAAWTRRHLLGLEDLTAEEIRLILDTACSFKEATDGCKKKLPSLTGRTCANLFFEASTRTRTSFSLAARRLGADTVDFSASGSSLSKGETFIDTAKNIEAMGIDLVVVRHRTPGTPHLLAQNLSCAVVNAGDGPHEHPTQGLLDIMTIREQLGRIEGLTVALVGDIAHSRTARSNIWGLKKLGAHVIVCGPSTLVSPLWQEIGVEVSHDLDKILPRCDVLNLLRIQFERQTTRPFPSVREYALLYAMNGERLAKAKDDILILAPGPINRGVELTPDVADGPHSVILEQVTNGLAVRMAVLWLICGAL is encoded by the coding sequence ATGAGCACCAAGGTCGGTGGAATCAGCGTTGCGCCGGCGGCCTGGACTCGGCGGCACCTCTTGGGCCTGGAAGACCTTACGGCCGAAGAAATCCGGCTGATTCTGGATACGGCCTGTTCGTTCAAAGAGGCCACCGACGGCTGCAAGAAAAAGCTCCCGTCACTCACGGGGCGGACGTGCGCCAACCTGTTCTTCGAGGCGTCGACCCGCACGCGCACCAGCTTCTCGCTCGCCGCGCGACGGCTGGGGGCCGACACGGTCGATTTCTCGGCCTCGGGCAGCAGCCTTTCCAAGGGCGAAACCTTTATCGATACGGCCAAGAACATCGAGGCCATGGGAATCGACCTCGTGGTCGTGCGGCATCGCACGCCGGGCACCCCGCATCTGTTGGCCCAGAACCTGTCGTGCGCCGTGGTAAACGCCGGCGACGGCCCGCACGAACATCCCACGCAAGGGCTGCTCGATATCATGACCATTCGCGAGCAGCTCGGCCGCATCGAGGGGCTGACCGTCGCCCTGGTCGGTGACATCGCCCATAGTCGCACGGCGCGTTCGAATATCTGGGGCCTCAAGAAACTTGGCGCGCATGTGATCGTGTGCGGCCCTTCGACACTCGTTTCGCCCCTGTGGCAAGAAATCGGCGTGGAAGTATCTCACGATTTGGACAAGATCCTGCCGCGTTGCGACGTGCTGAACCTGCTGCGCATCCAGTTCGAACGGCAGACGACACGTCCCTTCCCCTCAGTACGCGAATACGCCCTGCTGTACGCCATGAACGGCGAGCGGCTCGCAAAAGCCAAGGACGATATCCTGATCCTCGCCCCAGGACCGATCAACCGCGGTGTCGAACTGACGCCGGACGTGGCCGACGGACCACATTCGGTAATTCTCGAGCAAGTCACCAACGGCCTGGCGGTGCGCATGGCAGTGCTGTGGTTGATCTGCGGTGCCCTGTGA
- a CDS encoding dihydroorotase — protein MSRILIQGGRVIDPSQQVDRVTNLLIENGRIAGYDVHANGQDLILDARGKIVSPGLIDMHVHLREPGREEDETIATGTAAALAGGFTSIACMPNTEPPLDTQAQVEFVHHQATLADNCNVYVIACVSKNREGKELAEIGQLVQAGAVGFTDDGTPVFDAELMRRAFEYSSMFDKPILNHAEVRELTSGGVMHEGLVSLLLGLPGMPAAAEDAMVARDILLAEATGGRIHIMHISTQGSVELVRRAKRRNVHVTTEICPHHFTLTDDRLKTFDSNCKMSPPLRAARDVAGCIAGLVDGTIDVICTDHAPHALEKKMQELDRAPFGIVGLETALGLVVTRLIEPGHLTWPQAIEKMTINPARVLGLKKGTLAVGADADVTIIDPQRKWEVDPTKFASKSSNSPFAGWTLTGRAETVIVGGRVKYEAPAN, from the coding sequence ATGTCACGCATCTTGATCCAAGGAGGCCGCGTCATCGATCCCAGCCAGCAGGTGGATCGCGTGACCAACCTGTTGATCGAGAATGGCCGCATCGCCGGATATGATGTGCACGCCAACGGGCAGGACCTGATCCTCGACGCGCGCGGCAAGATCGTCTCGCCCGGGTTGATCGACATGCACGTCCACCTGCGCGAGCCCGGCCGCGAAGAGGATGAAACGATCGCTACCGGCACCGCCGCGGCGCTGGCGGGCGGGTTTACGTCGATCGCCTGCATGCCGAACACCGAGCCGCCGCTCGACACGCAGGCGCAGGTCGAATTCGTCCATCATCAAGCCACGCTGGCGGACAATTGCAACGTCTATGTGATCGCCTGCGTCAGCAAGAATCGCGAGGGCAAGGAGCTGGCCGAGATCGGCCAATTGGTGCAGGCCGGAGCCGTCGGTTTCACCGATGACGGCACGCCCGTATTCGACGCGGAACTGATGCGCCGTGCCTTCGAATACTCGTCGATGTTCGACAAGCCGATCCTGAATCATGCCGAGGTGCGCGAGCTGACCAGCGGCGGCGTCATGCACGAGGGGCTGGTGTCGCTGCTCCTGGGTCTGCCCGGCATGCCGGCCGCCGCCGAAGACGCCATGGTGGCGCGCGACATCTTGCTGGCCGAGGCGACCGGCGGGCGAATCCACATCATGCACATCTCGACGCAAGGAAGCGTCGAGCTGGTGCGCCGGGCCAAGCGCCGCAATGTGCATGTCACTACGGAAATCTGCCCGCACCACTTCACGCTGACCGATGACCGCCTGAAGACGTTCGACTCGAACTGCAAGATGAGCCCGCCGCTGCGGGCCGCGCGCGACGTGGCCGGCTGCATTGCCGGGCTGGTCGATGGCACGATCGACGTGATCTGCACCGATCACGCACCGCACGCGCTGGAAAAGAAAATGCAGGAGCTCGATCGAGCGCCGTTCGGCATCGTCGGCCTGGAAACGGCGCTGGGACTGGTCGTGACGCGCTTGATTGAACCGGGCCATCTGACCTGGCCGCAGGCGATTGAGAAAATGACGATCAATCCCGCGCGCGTCTTGGGGCTGAAGAAGGGAACGCTGGCCGTGGGAGCCGACGCCGACGTAACGATCATCGACCCGCAACGGAAATGGGAAGTCGACCCCACGAAATTCGCCTCGAAGAGCAGCAATTCGCCGTTCGCCGGCTGGACGCTGACCGGCCGGGCCGAAACCGTCATCGTGGGCGGGCGAGTCAAATACGAGGCGCCGGCGAATTAG
- a CDS encoding UvrD-helicase domain-containing protein gives MRPDAARPLTAFPDEWAPRRRRIHLCLSLGKFVYRRAASDARNAAGSHYKTLENAYNSTMAVAHAIARFSGLVVTRGISLKDLFHGLTSAQRDAVEHIDGPLLILAGPGSGKTRVITHRIANMLRQGVPPRSILALTFTNKAAEEMRNRVDLLAPGQPVQLSTFHRFCARLLREFASLIGLRENYTIYDTSDSLQALRRSIDEQQVDATHYTPQQIAAVISHAKNRLVTAEQYAARPGNPLASIVARVYPAYQARLLASSAVDFDDLLVHTVTLLHEHPEIRAELDARYRYIMVDEYQDTNLAQYKIVRALSVDYPNLAVTGDPDQSIYGWRGANLSNILEFERDFPDVHIVRLEQNYRSTKRILSVAARLISNNKRRKHKDLFTDNQEGAPVRFVRYATQRTEADTIAARIADEVRAGRRRPRDFAVFYRVNALSRALEFALREQGLPYQIVNGLEFFQRKEIKDVLAYLLLINNPRDDVAFLRVVNTPARGIGKTTLERLARHANQYRLTLLEAARESGMVEGLKKNTAIVVARFVAMIDRLVALAGGSVEEILGHVLAETGYREFLANSELEEDQERLANIEELLTAARQFDERNAGDSGLADFLEESSLTADTDAWDATEDRVTLMTLHASKGLEFPVVFIAAVEDGLIPHERSRNEADDLEEERRLLFVGITRAQEELHLSLAQSREFRGLRRMSIPSMFLFELPLDEIEQTEEAWMDPLSTMATPASDVDESSQVHPDDEDDVSFAFGALEEETSAEENTLPRSSAPASTVAARPVGPAWHGKSLQTAAELFASTAPAPSGVAPDSFFQGMVVRHPEYGLGKVVALSGSGPRRTATVAFLAGAGQKKFVLSQSPLRPAKAT, from the coding sequence ATGCGGCCCGACGCGGCGCGTCCCTTGACGGCGTTTCCCGACGAGTGGGCGCCGCGCCGCCGCCGCATTCATTTGTGCCTCTCGCTCGGGAAATTCGTGTACCGCCGAGCGGCGAGCGACGCCAGGAATGCAGCCGGGTCTCACTACAAAACTCTCGAAAATGCCTATAATTCCACGATGGCGGTGGCACATGCCATCGCGCGTTTTTCTGGTTTGGTCGTCACGCGGGGAATATCGTTGAAGGATTTGTTTCACGGCCTGACGTCGGCGCAGCGCGACGCGGTCGAGCACATCGATGGACCGCTGTTGATTCTCGCCGGACCGGGCAGCGGTAAGACGCGCGTCATCACGCACCGCATCGCCAACATGCTGCGGCAGGGCGTCCCCCCGCGCAGCATTCTCGCGCTGACTTTCACCAACAAAGCCGCCGAAGAGATGCGCAACCGCGTCGATCTCTTGGCTCCCGGGCAACCGGTGCAGTTGAGCACGTTTCACCGCTTTTGCGCGCGGCTGCTGCGCGAGTTCGCGTCGCTCATTGGGCTGCGCGAGAATTACACGATCTACGACACGTCCGACAGCCTGCAGGCGCTACGCCGGTCGATCGACGAGCAGCAAGTCGACGCGACGCACTATACGCCGCAGCAGATCGCGGCCGTGATCTCGCATGCCAAGAATCGCCTGGTCACGGCCGAACAGTACGCGGCCCGGCCCGGTAATCCGCTGGCCAGCATCGTGGCCCGCGTCTATCCGGCGTATCAGGCGCGGTTGCTGGCTTCGAGCGCGGTCGACTTCGACGATTTGCTCGTACACACCGTGACCTTGCTGCACGAGCACCCCGAAATCCGCGCCGAGCTCGACGCCCGCTATCGCTACATCATGGTCGACGAGTACCAGGACACGAACCTGGCCCAGTACAAGATCGTGCGCGCCTTGTCGGTCGATTATCCCAACCTGGCCGTGACGGGCGATCCCGATCAGTCGATCTATGGCTGGCGCGGCGCGAATCTGAGCAACATCCTGGAGTTCGAAAGAGATTTTCCGGATGTCCACATCGTGCGGTTGGAACAGAACTATCGCAGCACGAAGCGCATTCTGAGCGTGGCCGCGCGCCTGATCAGCAATAATAAACGGCGCAAACACAAGGATCTGTTCACCGACAATCAGGAAGGCGCGCCGGTGCGGTTCGTCCGTTATGCGACGCAGCGCACCGAGGCCGACACGATCGCCGCTCGCATTGCCGACGAGGTGCGCGCCGGGCGCCGGCGGCCGCGCGATTTCGCCGTGTTCTATCGGGTGAACGCTCTCTCGCGGGCCTTGGAATTTGCCCTGCGCGAGCAGGGGCTTCCTTATCAGATCGTCAACGGTTTGGAGTTCTTTCAGCGCAAGGAAATCAAGGATGTCCTGGCGTACCTGCTGTTGATCAACAATCCGCGCGACGACGTCGCGTTCCTGCGCGTGGTTAATACGCCGGCTCGCGGCATCGGCAAGACCACGCTCGAGCGTCTGGCGCGGCATGCGAATCAGTATCGCTTGACACTGCTGGAAGCGGCCCGCGAAAGTGGCATGGTCGAAGGATTGAAGAAGAACACCGCGATCGTCGTGGCCCGCTTCGTGGCCATGATCGATCGGCTGGTGGCGCTGGCCGGCGGTTCGGTCGAAGAAATCCTGGGGCATGTCCTGGCGGAAACGGGTTACCGCGAGTTTCTCGCCAATTCCGAGTTGGAAGAGGACCAGGAGCGGCTGGCGAACATCGAGGAATTGCTCACCGCCGCCCGGCAATTCGACGAGCGGAATGCCGGCGACTCGGGCCTGGCGGATTTTCTCGAAGAGTCCAGCCTGACCGCCGATACCGACGCCTGGGACGCGACCGAAGATCGTGTCACGCTGATGACGCTGCACGCGTCGAAGGGGCTCGAATTCCCGGTCGTCTTCATCGCGGCGGTCGAGGACGGCCTGATTCCGCACGAGCGCAGCCGCAACGAAGCCGACGATCTCGAGGAAGAGCGGCGGCTCTTGTTCGTCGGGATCACACGCGCTCAGGAGGAGCTGCACCTCAGCTTGGCGCAAAGTCGCGAATTTCGCGGCCTGCGCCGGATGAGCATTCCCAGCATGTTCCTGTTCGAGCTGCCGCTCGATGAAATCGAGCAAACCGAAGAAGCGTGGATGGACCCGCTGTCGACGATGGCGACTCCGGCGAGCGACGTCGACGAGTCGAGCCAGGTGCATCCAGACGACGAGGACGATGTTTCGTTTGCCTTTGGGGCGCTGGAAGAGGAAACCAGCGCTGAAGAAAATACATTGCCACGATCCAGCGCGCCGGCCAGCACGGTCGCTGCGCGTCCGGTGGGACCGGCCTGGCATGGCAAGTCGTTACAGACCGCGGCCGAGCTGTTTGCCTCGACGGCTCCGGCGCCCTCGGGCGTGGCGCCAGATTCCTTCTTCCAGGGAATGGTCGTGCGACACCCAGAATACGGATTGGGCAAGGTCGTTGCCCTATCGGGCAGCGGTCCGCGACGCACCGCTACGGTGGCGTTTCTGGCGGGGGCTGGACAAAAGAAATTCGTCCTCAGTCAAAGCCCGTTGCGTCCGGCAAAAGCCACGTGA
- a CDS encoding DNA-directed RNA polymerase subunit alpha C-terminal domain-containing protein gives MTRIPLSAVDEKAKELTERLEMSTAEIGLSVRTTNCLEERGIFTVHDLLQCTREDLLSISNFGEKTLDEVYKALASIGFSRRSGRAQAVHA, from the coding sequence ATGACGCGCATCCCGCTGAGCGCTGTCGACGAGAAGGCCAAGGAACTGACCGAACGACTCGAAATGAGCACCGCCGAAATCGGCCTCTCGGTGCGCACGACCAATTGCCTCGAAGAGCGCGGCATCTTTACCGTGCACGATCTGCTGCAGTGCACGCGCGAAGATTTGCTCAGCATCTCGAACTTCGGCGAAAAGACGCTCGACGAGGTTTACAAGGCCCTGGCCAGCATCGGCTTCTCGCGCCGCAGCGGCAGAGCACAGGCCGTGCACGCGTAG
- a CDS encoding PQQ-binding-like beta-propeller repeat protein — protein MLPNRAAIILASYDGRIAPRVMGLAVFVGCVFGLSYASGLPAVAGEADSTPTRGDWPQWRGPGGRARLATDGFPQPWPPQLPKAVWQARLGAGWSSPVVADGRVFITDRVEGQERILAFDAETGREVWSKAHDVDFDPHAVGRQHGNGPKATPLVSDGKVYAVGIAGRLQCLSAADGNVVWEVNYPDAFGEHRPLASGKAFVNGTTDVIVPIGKGQGAPVPLFGYTGSPTLCGERLVTSVGGRRGGTIMAFDKNSGRVAWKALDEHVSYSSPVVAELGGVQQIVVMTGPRVVGLSAADGTLLWSHPFQIQYDESISTPAVSADMVLVTATGKPLTALRITRDGRKWSKQVAWTSEILSSYLSSMVVGGEYVYGMNDGGEFSCLRLRDGKVMWTGGNQGYYSSPIIIDRRLLALNERGLLQVLAADPSSYKELGASQLAKSETWTMPAIVGNRLFVRSAQGLACFEVRP, from the coding sequence ATGCTTCCGAACCGTGCAGCGATCATCCTGGCCAGTTACGACGGTCGCATTGCGCCTCGGGTTATGGGGTTGGCCGTCTTTGTGGGCTGTGTCTTTGGTTTGAGTTATGCTTCCGGTCTTCCGGCTGTGGCCGGTGAGGCGGATTCGACTCCGACGCGTGGCGATTGGCCTCAATGGCGCGGGCCAGGCGGTCGCGCTCGGCTGGCGACCGACGGTTTTCCGCAGCCCTGGCCCCCACAATTGCCGAAAGCCGTTTGGCAGGCGCGTCTGGGCGCCGGTTGGTCAAGTCCGGTTGTGGCCGATGGCCGGGTTTTCATCACCGATCGCGTCGAGGGGCAAGAGCGCATCTTGGCGTTCGACGCCGAAACGGGGCGCGAAGTCTGGAGCAAGGCCCACGACGTTGATTTCGATCCCCACGCTGTCGGCCGGCAACACGGTAACGGTCCCAAGGCGACGCCGCTGGTGAGCGATGGCAAAGTATACGCGGTCGGCATCGCGGGGCGGCTGCAATGCTTGAGCGCCGCGGACGGCAACGTGGTGTGGGAAGTGAATTACCCCGACGCGTTCGGAGAGCATCGTCCGCTCGCGAGCGGCAAGGCATTTGTCAATGGCACGACGGACGTGATCGTGCCGATCGGCAAAGGACAGGGGGCGCCGGTGCCGTTGTTCGGCTATACCGGCTCGCCGACGCTGTGTGGCGAGCGACTGGTGACGTCGGTCGGCGGACGGCGCGGCGGCACAATCATGGCCTTCGATAAAAACTCGGGGCGCGTCGCCTGGAAAGCCCTGGACGAGCATGTCTCGTATTCTTCGCCGGTCGTCGCGGAGCTTGGTGGCGTGCAACAGATTGTCGTCATGACCGGGCCGCGCGTCGTCGGTTTGTCAGCCGCCGATGGCACGCTGCTCTGGAGCCATCCGTTTCAGATTCAGTACGACGAGAGCATCAGCACGCCCGCCGTCAGCGCGGACATGGTCTTGGTGACGGCCACCGGCAAGCCGCTTACGGCGCTACGCATCACGCGCGATGGGCGCAAGTGGTCGAAGCAAGTTGCCTGGACCAGCGAGATCCTTTCGAGCTATCTGTCGAGCATGGTCGTTGGCGGGGAGTACGTCTACGGCATGAACGACGGAGGCGAGTTCTCCTGCCTGCGGCTGCGCGACGGCAAGGTCATGTGGACGGGCGGCAATCAGGGCTACTACTCGTCGCCGATCATCATCGACCGCCGGCTCTTGGCCCTGAACGAGCGCGGCCTGCTGCAGGTGCTGGCCGCCGACCCTTCGTCGTACAAGGAACTCGGCGCGAGCCAACTGGCAAAGAGCGAAACGTGGACGATGCCGGCGATCGTCGGCAATCGACTCTTCGTGCGCAGCGCGCAGGGGCTGGCCTGTTTTGAAGTCAGGCCGTGA
- a CDS encoding DUF3592 domain-containing protein has translation MARWSFLFSNFFAKKRGERRTGSSAVGRAALGLFAAIFFTAGMIALAFILLKISIPEWRVNHQFVETTCKVVSTQVATDDAGLKRPEFEVAYKAEGQPVIAWSRYDIAGTYQAEETADKLLADFAPGTECDCWYDPRDPQTVVLARGYTLSAWLTPLLPAAFIFLGGGGLIFAILTWGKSTERIAATTPSTAGLDFILPAQHGASTIFPSVPDFQDLNDSPGTFLRYRLTPGSGDWVTIAIAVVCAFWNVALIVFARMAVQSFARGERDWWLAIFVVLLLAVGIFSLVLFLRRLLITASVGPTLVEISAHPLVPGAAYEVYVSQAGRMAVEKLSVALVCEEVAVYRQGTNTRKTTRRVFEQPLVTRESFTIGHGAMFEARTRLQVPYDAMHSFKSAHNRIDWKLVVAGTVKRWPDFERGFPVVIRPRQPQGATS, from the coding sequence TTGGCGCGGTGGTCCTTCTTATTCTCCAACTTCTTCGCCAAGAAACGTGGCGAGCGGCGCACGGGCTCGAGCGCCGTCGGCCGCGCTGCGCTAGGGCTGTTTGCGGCGATTTTCTTCACCGCAGGCATGATCGCTCTGGCTTTTATCCTGCTGAAAATCTCGATTCCTGAATGGCGCGTCAATCACCAGTTTGTCGAGACGACTTGTAAAGTCGTTTCCACGCAAGTCGCAACCGATGATGCCGGTTTAAAACGGCCCGAGTTCGAGGTCGCGTACAAGGCCGAGGGACAGCCGGTGATTGCCTGGAGCCGGTATGACATTGCCGGCACGTATCAAGCCGAAGAAACCGCCGACAAACTGCTGGCCGACTTCGCCCCGGGCACCGAATGCGATTGCTGGTACGATCCACGCGACCCGCAGACCGTCGTGCTCGCGCGCGGGTATACGCTGTCCGCCTGGCTCACGCCCCTGTTGCCGGCCGCGTTTATTTTCCTGGGGGGCGGCGGGTTAATCTTTGCCATTCTCACCTGGGGAAAGTCAACCGAACGCATCGCCGCGACGACCCCCAGCACTGCGGGGCTCGACTTTATCTTGCCGGCGCAGCACGGAGCGTCGACCATATTTCCGTCGGTGCCCGATTTCCAGGATTTGAACGACAGCCCAGGCACCTTCTTGCGATACCGATTGACGCCCGGGTCCGGAGACTGGGTTACGATCGCGATCGCCGTCGTTTGCGCGTTTTGGAACGTGGCGCTGATCGTGTTCGCGCGGATGGCAGTGCAGAGCTTCGCGCGCGGCGAGCGCGATTGGTGGTTGGCGATCTTCGTCGTCTTGCTCTTGGCCGTCGGCATTTTCTCGTTGGTGCTGTTCCTGCGCCGATTGTTGATCACGGCCAGCGTCGGGCCCACGCTGGTCGAAATCTCGGCGCACCCGCTGGTGCCCGGCGCCGCCTACGAGGTTTACGTCTCTCAGGCCGGGCGCATGGCGGTGGAAAAGCTCAGCGTCGCCCTGGTGTGCGAGGAAGTTGCCGTCTATCGCCAGGGCACGAACACGCGGAAGACGACGCGCCGCGTCTTCGAGCAACCGCTGGTCACGCGCGAATCGTTCACGATCGGCCATGGGGCGATGTTCGAAGCGCGCACGCGGCTGCAAGTGCCTTATGACGCCATGCACTCGTTCAAGTCGGCACATAACCGTATCGACTGGAAGCTGGTCGTCGCCGGCACGGTGAAGCGGTGGCCCGATTTCGAGCGAGGATTTCCGGTCGTGATCCGCCCGCGTCAGCCGCAGGGAGCGACTTCGTGA
- the ggt gene encoding gamma-glutamyltransferase: MFQRNAVLATLFLSMLTGHSLAADGGTQPLRRVGYDRPAKNPHQSRSAIAAEHGIVATSQPLAAQAGLEILKQGGTAADAAIATSAMMGLVEPMSCGIGGDIFVIYWDAKTQKLYGLNGSGRSPYKLNRDVFKQKGLKEIPSEGPLSWNVPGCVAGWEDLRARFGNKPLAELLAPAIAYAEQGFPVSEIIAGGWSSSRQSLLQWPDSAKTYLPDGKAPKEGQIFRNPNLARSYRDIASHGPDAFYKGDIAKAIVAFSEKNGGYFTLADFADHKSDWIDPVSTNYRGYDVWELPPNGQGIAALEILNLIEGYDVRAMGPGSPDWLHLFIEAKKLAYADRAKFYADPDFNRLPTAELISKPYAEKRRKLIDMAHAAREIPAGDPKLVGGDTIYLTVIDKDRNCCSMIQSNFHSFGSQVVPGDVGFVLQNRGQMFALDAHHLNRLEPHKRPFHTIIPAMVTKDGKPWFSFGVMGGDMQPQGHVQVLVNMIDFGMNPQEAGDYGRVRHNGSAEPTGEPGASDGGKVTVESGITEETIAALRARGHNVMRSRGDFGGYQGIMIDWENGTLRGATEARKDGCAVGY; encoded by the coding sequence ATGTTTCAACGCAATGCAGTTCTGGCGACGCTTTTTTTGAGTATGCTAACCGGGCATTCCCTGGCCGCCGATGGAGGAACTCAGCCGTTGCGACGCGTGGGCTACGATCGACCGGCCAAGAATCCGCATCAAAGCCGCTCAGCCATCGCGGCCGAGCACGGCATCGTTGCCACCAGCCAGCCGCTGGCAGCGCAAGCCGGTCTCGAAATCTTGAAGCAAGGCGGCACGGCCGCCGACGCCGCGATCGCCACAAGCGCGATGATGGGCCTGGTCGAGCCGATGAGCTGCGGCATCGGCGGTGATATCTTCGTCATCTACTGGGACGCGAAAACGCAAAAGCTTTATGGCCTCAACGGCAGCGGCCGCAGCCCCTACAAACTCAATCGTGACGTCTTCAAGCAAAAGGGGCTGAAAGAAATTCCCAGCGAAGGTCCGCTCTCTTGGAATGTGCCCGGTTGCGTCGCCGGCTGGGAAGATTTGCGTGCCCGTTTTGGCAACAAGCCACTTGCCGAATTGTTGGCGCCGGCGATCGCATACGCCGAGCAGGGCTTCCCGGTAAGCGAGATCATCGCCGGAGGCTGGAGCTCTTCGCGGCAGTCGCTGTTGCAGTGGCCTGATTCGGCGAAAACCTATCTGCCCGACGGCAAGGCCCCGAAGGAAGGACAGATCTTTCGCAATCCGAATCTCGCGCGCAGCTACCGCGATATCGCCAGTCATGGGCCCGACGCGTTCTATAAGGGCGATATCGCGAAGGCCATCGTCGCCTTCAGTGAAAAGAATGGGGGTTACTTCACGCTGGCCGATTTTGCCGACCACAAATCCGACTGGATCGATCCTGTCTCGACCAACTATCGTGGCTACGACGTGTGGGAGTTACCGCCCAACGGCCAGGGTATCGCCGCGCTCGAGATATTGAACCTGATCGAAGGCTACGACGTGCGCGCGATGGGCCCGGGCAGTCCGGACTGGCTGCACCTGTTCATCGAGGCCAAGAAGCTGGCCTACGCCGATCGGGCCAAATTCTACGCCGATCCTGATTTCAATCGCTTGCCCACGGCGGAGCTAATTTCAAAGCCGTACGCCGAAAAACGCCGCAAGTTGATCGACATGGCACACGCCGCGCGCGAAATCCCGGCGGGCGATCCCAAGCTGGTCGGCGGTGACACGATTTATCTCACCGTGATCGACAAGGATCGCAATTGCTGCTCGATGATCCAGAGCAACTTTCACTCGTTTGGTTCGCAGGTCGTGCCCGGCGACGTGGGCTTCGTGCTGCAGAACCGCGGGCAGATGTTCGCTTTGGATGCGCATCATCTTAACCGGCTCGAGCCGCACAAGCGACCGTTCCACACCATCATTCCGGCAATGGTCACCAAAGACGGCAAGCCGTGGTTCAGCTTCGGCGTGATGGGGGGCGACATGCAACCGCAAGGGCATGTGCAAGTGCTCGTGAACATGATCGACTTTGGCATGAACCCACAAGAAGCCGGCGACTATGGCCGCGTGCGCCACAACGGCAGCGCCGAGCCAACCGGCGAGCCCGGCGCCAGCGACGGCGGCAAAGTGACCGTCGAATCAGGGATCACCGAAGAAACGATCGCCGCCTTACGCGCCCGCGGTCACAACGTCATGCGCTCGCGCGGCGATTTCGGCGGCTATCAAGGCATCATGATCGACTGGGAAAACGGCACACTGCGCGGTGCGACCGAGGCGCGGAAAGACGGGTGTGCTGTTGGGTATTGA